The DNA sequence GGACGTCCGCGTTCATGAAGCCGGGACCCTTGGCGCCGTTGCGCTCCGACTTGTAGTGCTTCACCGTGTAAACGTCGACGCCGGTCGCCGTGCCGGTGTAGTCCCCGGCCGGCAGCGGTTCGGAGCTGCTGCCGTTCCGGTCGGGATCGAGGTTGTTGTTCGTCAGGCTGAACGGCGAGCCGCTCAGCGCGCGCACCACCCAGCTGACGTTCAACCCGCCGGTGCGCGGCACCAGCGCCTGGCCGCTGACCACGAAGTTGTGGCGGGTGTCGAACGCGGTCGGCCCCTCGTTCAGGTCCAGGTTCATGTCGTCGAGCACCTGGAAGCCGCTGGTGGGCACGCCGCTGCCGCTGGTGTTGCCGCGCGAGTACGCCAGCGTGTACGAGACGCGGGCGCTGTAGTTGCGGCTGAACCGCTTGTTGAGCGACAGCAGCAGCGCGTCGTAGTCCACCTGGCCGATGTTGAGCGGCTGGGTGACGCCGGTGGTGAAGTTCGCGAACCCGGGATAGCGCTGCCGCAGCACCTCGTAGGCGGCGACGAGCGCCGGCTGCGGATAGATGCGCTGTACCGCGTCGGTCACCGAGGTCGAGTTGCGCAGGCCGGCGTTGAGGTCCTTCGACATCAGCATGTCGCGGTTGAAGGCGTGCACGTAGTCGGCGCTGATCGCCATGTTGCCGGCGATCTGCCGCTCGTAGCCGGCCGTCACCTGGTCGGTGTACGGCACCTGCCGGTCCGCATTGTCCCAGCTGGCGCCGGTGTTGCGCAGCAGCGAGCCCGCCGGGAACCGCTGGTTCAGCAGCGCCGTGTTGATCACCGGCCCCTGGGTGAGGAACGGGTCGATCGGCAGCAGACCGAGCCGCGGGTTCGGATCCGCGGCCCCGACCGGCGTCGTGAACGTGAACGACGAGGTGAACGGGGTCCCGGTGAACAGGCCGCCAATCAGCTCGAAATGGGTCTTGTCGTAGAACCGCCCGTAGCCGCCGCGCACCACGCTGGTGCCGCCGCCGAGATCGTAGGTGAGGCCCACCCGCGGCTGGATGTTGTTCTTGTCGATCGGATAGCTCGACACCAGCGGATCGTCCGTCTCGGGGATCGGAATGATCTCGAGGTCGTAGCGCAGGCCGAGGCTCAGCGTCGCCCGGCTGTTGAGGCGCCACTTGTCCTGCGCGAACGCCGACACGTAGTGCGCCTTCTCGTAGAAGATGCTCGGGCCGCCGACGCGGATGCTGAACCGATCCGGGTAGCTGCGCGGGTCGGACGGATTGAACGGCACGTCGCTGCGGCCGAACGTGAAGGTGCCGTTCAGATTGCCGTCGTTGCGGTTGTAGGCGCCGGAGTACTGGTACTGCGCGCCGAACTTGATGTCGTGGTCGCCGCGTTTCCCCGGCAGGAACCAGCCCACCGTCTCGTCGAGCTGGATCGCGTCGTTGATGCGGTACTGCCCGGTGTTGTCCTGCTGGTCGGTGAACGACTGGAACGCGAGCGTGACCGGGCACTTCGACAGATCGCGATCGTTCGCGTTGTAGCAGGCGTTGCCGAAGGTGACGTTCTCGCGCGTCCAGGTCAGGCGCAGCGTGTTCACCTTGGTGTTGGACAGCACCGAATTGAAGTTCGTCGCCAGGGTCTGGTCGACGTCCGCCTCCGAGCGCGCGGCCGCCGGCGTCACCGAGCCGATGATCTGGTTCGCCTGCGGCGAGCTCTCGCGCAGCCAGCGCACGCTGTAGGTGTTGTTGCGGTTGATCTGGTGATCGCCGCGGACGATCGTGTTCCACACCCGATCGCGCGTCGACTGGGTGTCGTTCAGATCCGGACGCGTGGTGATGTTGATGATGTTCGCCCGATCGATCGCGAACCGCTCCAGGCTGAAGAAGTAGTGCATCTTGTCCTGCACCAGCGGCCCGCCCACCGTGCCGCCCCAGCGCTGATACGACGTGTCGGCCTTCCGCCGGTTCGCGTCCTTCCGCGTGAAGTAGTCCTTCTCGGTCAGGCTGCTGTCCTGGAAGAAGCCGAAGGCGCTGCCGTGCACGTTGTTGGTGCCGGCCTTGGTCACCGCGTTCACGATCGCGCCCGAGGTGCGGCCGAACTCGGCGTCGAACTGGTTGGTGATGACCTGGAACTCCTGAATCGCCTCGATCGGCGTCCGCGCCTGCATCCCCGCCCGCTGCCCGATCACGTCGTCGTTGTTGTTGCCGCCGTCGACGCTGTAGTTGTTGTTGCGCGGATCCTGGCCGTTGACGCTGACCGAGTCGCTGCCGAACGACTCGGTGCTGATCGAGGGGACGATGCCGGGCAGCAGCCCGATGAAGCCGATGAAGTTGCCGTTGACGCTCGGCAGCTGCGACAGCGTCTCGCTCGTGATGTTGCCGCCGATCTCCTTGGACGTGACGTCGACCAGCGGCGATTCGGCGCTGACCGTGACGGTCTGCTCGATGCCGCCGACCTCCATCGTGAGGTCGATGGTGACGGTCTTGCCGACTTCCAGCTGCAGGTCGCGGCGGCTCAATTTCTTGAAGCCGGCGAGCTCGCCGGTGACTTCGTACGTGCCGGGCGTCAGCCCGCTGGCGATGAACGCGCCGTCGGTGCCGCTGACGGTCTCGCGAAACATGCCGGTGGCCTGATTGCGAACCACGACCGTCACCC is a window from the Vicinamibacterales bacterium genome containing:
- a CDS encoding carboxypeptidase regulatory-like domain-containing protein, translated to MTRKFVGTLLFLLLAVPAMAQQGTTELRGRVLDSQGGVLPGVTVVVRNQATGMFRETVSGTDGAFIASGLTPGTYEVTGELAGFKKLSRRDLQLEVGKTVTIDLTMEVGGIEQTVTVSAESPLVDVTSKEIGGNITSETLSQLPSVNGNFIGFIGLLPGIVPSISTESFGSDSVSVNGQDPRNNNYSVDGGNNNDDVIGQRAGMQARTPIEAIQEFQVITNQFDAEFGRTSGAIVNAVTKAGTNNVHGSAFGFFQDSSLTEKDYFTRKDANRRKADTSYQRWGGTVGGPLVQDKMHYFFSLERFAIDRANIINITTRPDLNDTQSTRDRVWNTIVRGDHQINRNNTYSVRWLRESSPQANQIIGSVTPAAARSEADVDQTLATNFNSVLSNTKVNTLRLTWTRENVTFGNACYNANDRDLSKCPVTLAFQSFTDQQDNTGQYRINDAIQLDETVGWFLPGKRGDHDIKFGAQYQYSGAYNRNDGNLNGTFTFGRSDVPFNPSDPRSYPDRFSIRVGGPSIFYEKAHYVSAFAQDKWRLNSRATLSLGLRYDLEIIPIPETDDPLVSSYPIDKNNIQPRVGLTYDLGGGTSVVRGGYGRFYDKTHFELIGGLFTGTPFTSSFTFTTPVGAADPNPRLGLLPIDPFLTQGPVINTALLNQRFPAGSLLRNTGASWDNADRQVPYTDQVTAGYERQIAGNMAISADYVHAFNRDMLMSKDLNAGLRNSTSVTDAVQRIYPQPALVAAYEVLRQRYPGFANFTTGVTQPLNIGQVDYDALLLSLNKRFSRNYSARVSYTLAYSRGNTSGSGVPTSGFQVLDDMNLDLNEGPTAFDTRHNFVVSGQALVPRTGGLNVSWVVRALSGSPFSLTNNNLDPDRNGSSSEPLPAGDYTGTATGVDVYTVKHYKSERNGAKGPGFMNADVRLGYRIGLPQDRRVEIFADIFNVTNRTNFANPSGNSGNAATFLVLNSYSTSYAPRKLQLGVRFQF